The following coding sequences lie in one Pelodiscus sinensis isolate JC-2024 unplaced genomic scaffold, ASM4963464v1 ctg110, whole genome shotgun sequence genomic window:
- the LOC142823892 gene encoding SCO-spondin-like isoform X2: protein MPGAARSRALGPPARLLLGPLVWLLWAPAALAEGRWCERTERVTEQAELSPRREQAVPCAELPRYQLAGWHLDPHRTRQAGAPASLCHVYKPPDTRPLVWNRTVRACCQGWSGPHCTQGDLPAPFLLRPSPPTALLGLPRPRPRLSATCATWAGSALPQLRRTHFRFPGACTYRLAADAEGTWAVHISGPGACAPPGPCPRALRMLFGPDLVEARGRNISVNGAVVPVGEPLLQAGISVRWLGDFVLVESGLGVRVKADGRGTAYVTVSRELRGHHPRALRALQRRPC, encoded by the exons ATGCCGGGCGCAGCGCGGAGCCGGGCCCTGGGTCCgcctgccaggctgctgctggggccgcTGGTCTGGCTGCTGTGGGCGCCGGCGGCGCTGGCTGAGGG GCGCTGGTGCGAGCGGACAGAGCGGGTGACGGAGCAGGCGGAGCTGAGCCCCCGGCGGGAGCAGGCGGTGCCCTGCGCGGAGCTGCCCCGCTACCAGCTGGCCGGCTGGCACCTCGACCCGCACAGGACGCGCCAGGccggcgcccccgcctccctgTGCCACGTCTACAA GCCCCCGGACACCAGGCCCCTGGTGTGGAACCGCACGGTGCGAgcctgctgccagggctggagcggGCCCCACTGCACCCAGG GTGACCTGccagcccccttcctgctccgGCCCTCGccccccacggccctgctggggctgccccgGCCTCGCCCGCGCCTCTCCGCCACCTGCGCCACCTGGGCCGGCTCGGCACTTCCGCAGCTTCGACGGACGCACTTCCGCTTCCCCGGCGCCTGCACCTACCGCCTGGCCGCCGACGCCGAGGGCACCTGGGCCGTGCACATCTCGGGGCCCGGGGCCTGCGcgccccccgggccctgcccccgg gcccTGCGCATGCTCTTCGGGCCGGACCTGGTGGAGGCCCGGGGCCGGAACATCTCCGTGAACGGGGCCGTGGTGCCGGTGGGGGAGCCGCTCCTGCAGGCCG gcatCAGCGTCCGCTGGCTCGGGGACTTCGTCCTGGTGGAGAGCGGCCTGGGCGTGCGGGTGAAGGCCGACGGGCGCGGGACGGCCTACGTCACCGTcagcagggagctgagggggcaCCACCCGCGGGCTCTGCGGGCCCTACAACGACGaccctgctg
- the LOC142823892 gene encoding SCO-spondin-like isoform X1, with protein sequence MPGAARSRALGPPARLLLGPLVWLLWAPAALAEGRWCERTERVTEQAELSPRREQAVPCAELPRYQLAGWHLDPHRTRQAGAPASLCHVYKPPDTRPLVWNRTVRACCQGWSGPHCTQGEALLGLCFSTWQCQAGPGAWNRSPAEHGRVLRSAPWGRGWKNGSSAPCLRCALPPLPGDLPAPFLLRPSPPTALLGLPRPRPRLSATCATWAGSALPQLRRTHFRFPGACTYRLAADAEGTWAVHISGPGACAPPGPCPRALRMLFGPDLVEARGRNISVNGAVVPVGEPLLQAGISVRWLGDFVLVESGLGVRVKADGRGTAYVTVSRELRGHHPRALRALQRRPC encoded by the exons ATGCCGGGCGCAGCGCGGAGCCGGGCCCTGGGTCCgcctgccaggctgctgctggggccgcTGGTCTGGCTGCTGTGGGCGCCGGCGGCGCTGGCTGAGGG GCGCTGGTGCGAGCGGACAGAGCGGGTGACGGAGCAGGCGGAGCTGAGCCCCCGGCGGGAGCAGGCGGTGCCCTGCGCGGAGCTGCCCCGCTACCAGCTGGCCGGCTGGCACCTCGACCCGCACAGGACGCGCCAGGccggcgcccccgcctccctgTGCCACGTCTACAA GCCCCCGGACACCAGGCCCCTGGTGTGGAACCGCACGGTGCGAgcctgctgccagggctggagcggGCCCCACTGCACCCAGG GCGAGGCCCTGCTGGGTCTCTGCTTCTCCACGTGGCAGTgccaggccgggccgggcgcctGGAACCGGTCCCCTGCTGAGCATGGCCGAGTGCTGCGGAGCGCCCCGTGGGGGCGCGGCTGGAAGAACGGCTCCTCCGCGCCCTGCCTGCGCTGCGCCCTGCCGCCCCTGCCAG GTGACCTGccagcccccttcctgctccgGCCCTCGccccccacggccctgctggggctgccccgGCCTCGCCCGCGCCTCTCCGCCACCTGCGCCACCTGGGCCGGCTCGGCACTTCCGCAGCTTCGACGGACGCACTTCCGCTTCCCCGGCGCCTGCACCTACCGCCTGGCCGCCGACGCCGAGGGCACCTGGGCCGTGCACATCTCGGGGCCCGGGGCCTGCGcgccccccgggccctgcccccgg gcccTGCGCATGCTCTTCGGGCCGGACCTGGTGGAGGCCCGGGGCCGGAACATCTCCGTGAACGGGGCCGTGGTGCCGGTGGGGGAGCCGCTCCTGCAGGCCG gcatCAGCGTCCGCTGGCTCGGGGACTTCGTCCTGGTGGAGAGCGGCCTGGGCGTGCGGGTGAAGGCCGACGGGCGCGGGACGGCCTACGTCACCGTcagcagggagctgagggggcaCCACCCGCGGGCTCTGCGGGCCCTACAACGACGaccctgctg